Proteins encoded in a region of the Flavobacteriales bacterium genome:
- a CDS encoding DUF2797 domain-containing protein: MEITGTLDKMRTELKDRVHYFLQLGKDEIPMNEFIGKSIQLQATGSIFCTVCGRKTNKSFGQGFCYPCFMNSPENSECIVKPELCKGHLGEGRDPEWEKKNHVQPHYVYLALSSDVKVGVTRNTQIPTRWIDQGASAAIILAEVPYRQLAGEIEVFLKNYLPDKTNWQRMLKNEIAQGIDLSERKSAAAALMPEHLRPYIFPDNSITEIHFPVIEFPQKVKSVSLEKAGTIGGTLKGIKGQYLLFENGIVTNIRNQSGYEINLSA; the protein is encoded by the coding sequence ATGGAAATTACAGGAACCTTAGATAAAATGCGTACGGAGTTAAAGGACCGTGTGCATTATTTTTTGCAATTGGGTAAGGATGAAATTCCGATGAACGAATTCATTGGGAAATCCATTCAACTGCAAGCTACCGGATCGATCTTTTGTACGGTATGCGGACGAAAAACGAATAAGTCATTCGGACAAGGATTTTGTTATCCCTGTTTTATGAATTCGCCCGAAAATTCAGAATGCATTGTTAAACCGGAATTATGTAAAGGTCACCTCGGTGAAGGGCGTGACCCCGAATGGGAGAAAAAGAATCATGTGCAACCGCATTATGTTTATCTAGCTTTGAGTTCCGACGTAAAAGTGGGAGTAACCCGCAATACACAAATCCCAACGCGGTGGATCGACCAGGGAGCTTCTGCTGCAATTATTCTTGCTGAAGTTCCTTACCGCCAACTTGCCGGAGAAATAGAGGTATTTTTAAAAAATTATCTGCCTGATAAAACCAATTGGCAGCGCATGTTGAAAAATGAAATTGCGCAGGGAATTGATTTAAGCGAGCGAAAATCGGCAGCTGCAGCATTAATGCCCGAGCATCTTCGTCCCTATATTTTCCCCGACAATTCCATTACCGAAATTCATTTTCCAGTTATCGAATTTCCGCAAAAAGTAAAAAGCGTTTCATTGGAGAAAGCGGGAACTATTGGAGGGACGTTAAAAGGAATTAAAGGACAATACCTCTTGTTTGAAAATGGAATAGTCACCAATATCCGGAACCAATCGGGATATGAAATCAATCTAAGCGCATGA
- a CDS encoding FAD:protein FMN transferase, whose translation MKNYFALLFAFFLLYGCGGSNEKKQELIPYELHGEAQGTTFTVKYLSKDSLDLSREVMDILVNIDQELSLWVDSSELCKFNRQSLSTRYIDSSSIYFPSVFKLSKEVFQRTNGAFNPAVMPLVKYWGFARKSEHPEQIDSLKIDSLMQHISFNMVQLVGAGFVYAVADFDLQLDFNAVAQGYSVDVIAELLTKNNIEHYMVEIGGEVVAKGKNAQGEWWTIGIDKPKDNNTDRELQAVVHLENRALATSGNYRKFYEKDGIKYSHTIDPSTGYPVQHTLLSASVFASDCGTADAYATAFMVMGVEKTKEFLKKNPDLKLDVYLIFSDEKGEFKTWISEGIKEKIDEEN comes from the coding sequence ATGAAAAATTATTTTGCACTACTTTTTGCATTTTTCCTGCTGTATGGATGTGGCGGATCAAACGAAAAAAAGCAGGAATTAATTCCCTATGAATTACACGGCGAAGCGCAAGGCACCACCTTTACCGTAAAATACCTGAGTAAAGATTCACTCGATTTATCACGCGAGGTGATGGATATTCTGGTGAACATTGATCAGGAATTATCATTATGGGTCGATTCATCTGAGCTCTGTAAATTTAACCGTCAATCCCTTTCCACCCGATATATCGATTCCTCTTCCATTTATTTCCCATCGGTGTTTAAATTATCGAAAGAAGTTTTTCAACGCACAAACGGCGCTTTTAATCCTGCTGTAATGCCATTGGTAAAATATTGGGGATTTGCACGTAAATCGGAACACCCGGAGCAAATTGATTCGCTAAAAATCGATTCACTGATGCAGCATATTTCGTTTAACATGGTGCAACTGGTTGGAGCGGGATTTGTATATGCCGTTGCCGATTTTGATTTGCAATTGGATTTTAATGCGGTGGCTCAGGGATACAGTGTGGATGTGATTGCAGAATTGTTAACCAAAAACAACATCGAACATTACATGGTGGAAATCGGCGGGGAAGTGGTAGCGAAAGGAAAAAATGCACAAGGAGAGTGGTGGACCATTGGCATTGATAAGCCGAAGGACAACAATACCGATCGCGAATTGCAAGCTGTGGTTCATTTGGAAAACCGTGCCCTGGCCACTTCCGGAAATTACAGGAAGTTTTATGAAAAAGACGGAATAAAATATTCGCACACCATCGATCCTTCTACCGGATATCCGGTGCAACATACCTTGTTAAGCGCTTCAGTTTTTGCATCCGATTGCGGCACGGCAGATGCTTATGCCACGGCATTTATGGTAATGGGCGTTGAAAAAACGAAAGAATTTTTAAAGAAAAATCCGGATTTAAAACTGGATGTATATCTCATCTTCTCCGATGAAAAAGGCGAATTTAAAACCTGGATTTCGGAAGGAATAAAAGAGAAAATCGACGAAGAAAATTAA
- a CDS encoding membrane or secreted protein, with product MKLVLITIGLMVFAFAGIAVKLLLKKDGKFAGTCASNNPVLREEGVSCSICGAKPEEQCQRED from the coding sequence ATGAAACTGGTATTAATAACGATTGGATTGATGGTTTTTGCATTTGCAGGAATCGCTGTGAAATTGCTTTTGAAAAAAGACGGAAAGTTTGCCGGTACCTGTGCCAGTAATAATCCGGTATTGCGCGAAGAGGGTGTTAGTTGTTCCATTTGCGGAGCAAAACCCGAAGAGCAATGTCAGCGTGAAGATTAA